From the Tetrapisispora phaffii CBS 4417 chromosome 10, complete genome genome, one window contains:
- the SCY1 gene encoding Scy1p (similar to Saccharomyces cerevisiae SCY1 (YGL083W); ancestral locus Anc_6.191) yields the protein MMFWGSKSGISSKYSFSSSATFTSEPWSVYTGRLKTATSGSSNSKVSIFIFDKKLFENYLSNYGIIKSKTSSNDRKLLEEAYDILRNQVNNLARLKHPNILTLLEPLEEHSKNFMFVSEFITGTVETIFTKKNDEEDFLKGHVTDEIVIHRGIFQLVHALDFIHNRTNSVHLDIQPKTIFINENSDWKISGFGHIMKLPDNGNNSTTEYDIPHYDPRVPAFIHLALDYTAPEIVLDHAVSTKSDMFSLGLLMYSLYSKESLLHTENSTSEYKDEYIKFQKKVSTMSWDNVFIKLPAKLRHCIPMLINRDIFARYDNITNFLESEFFQDPMIKTLNFLDDLPTKSNEDKLIFLEGLEELLPQFPVTLLQKKFLAVLLSLLNQLCAERNVNSRCVSLNLSLVIKIGATISQLSFQERILPVLTNKTNFPVLLAYATTGLIDNLNILKEKIKSNEYIENILKPLLTSVLNDMEGETSIVPQEKLLMHVPLILESIDFLTVKKFLLPLISKLFTKTTSLKIKVICVESFETLIEKKTIDSYICCDEVLPLFKSMKSRDSRILMKSLKFFQIVPNLVEDESILVCQLLPLIWSYSLTDTLNSSEYTEFIKVINKISGDIQKVHIGKLEKNTSNSQSNKNFNKIIDSAAMDSMGLNKSSSSLPQEPVMATPAIIPVKKTPTNIPIPVHSSSQPQPQSNPLKKAPTSTVPSTTTYGKPSNTLDGFSDFVGTPSITTPPSTSTPVMSLNRKTDTTSSAKSTLPPGFSVPLQPMRSTSKSAMTPATSTTTSNNNTWNPNNGDSLI from the coding sequence ATGATGTTTTGGGGCTCTAAATCTGGTATCAGTAGTAAATATAGCTTTTCGTCCTCTGCTACTTTTACATCAGAACCTTGGAGCGTATACACAGGTAGATTGAAGACTGCAACTAGTGGCTCATCCAATTCCAAAGTGTCAATATTTATCTTTGATAAGAAactatttgaaaattacCTATCCAATTATGGTATTATTAAGTCGAAAACATCTAGCAATGATAGGAAACTTCTCGAAGAGGCCTACGATATTTTGAGAAACCAAGTTAATAATCTAGCTCGTTTAAAACATCCAAATATCTTAACATTACTAGAGCCATTAGAAGAACACAGTAAAAACTTCATGTTTGTATCAGAATTTATTACAGGTACTGTGGAGACTATTTTTACTAAGAAGAATGATGAAGAGGATTTTTTAAAAGGACATGTAACGGACGAAATCGTGATTCACAGGGGTATCTTTCAATTGGTACATGCATTAGATTTTATTCATAATAGAACAAATTCTGTTCATCTAGATATTCAACCAAAAACTATCTTCATTAATGAAAACTCCGACTGGAAGATCTCTGGGTTTGGCCATATCATGAAGTTACCTGATAATGGTAACAATTCGACTACGGAATATGACATTCCACATTATGATCCTAGAGTTCCTGCTTTTATACATTTAGCATTGGATTACACTGCACCTGAAATAGTTTTAGATCACGCTGTATCCACAAAAAGTGATATGTTTTCGTTAGGTCTCTTGATGTATTCACTGTATTCTAAGGAGAGTTTGTTACATACAGAAAACTCGACATCTGAGTATAAGGATGAATAcattaaatttcaaaagaaagTAAGTACGATGTCGTGGGACAATGTATTTATTAAGTTACCTGCGAAGTTGAGACACTGTATCCCAATGTTGATCAACAGAGATATTTTTGCACGttatgataatattacaaatttCTTAGAGAGTGAATTCTTCCAGGATCCAATGATCAAGACATTAAATTTCTTAGACGACCTACCAACCAAGAGTAACGAGGACAAACTTATATTCTTAGAAGGtttagaagaattattacCACAGTTCCCAGTGACCTTACTACAAAAGAAGTTTTTAGCAGTGCTGTTAAGTTTATTAAATCAGTTATGTGCTGAAAGGAATGTTAATTCACGATGCGtttcattgaatttaaGCCTTGTTATTAAGATCGGTGCTACAATTTCCCAACTATCGTTTCAAGAGAGGATACTACCCGTTTTAACTAACAAAACAAATTTCCCAGTACTATTAGCCTATGCCACTACTGGTTTGATCGATAACTTAAATATTCTAAAGGAAAAAATTAAGTCTAATGAATACATAGAGAACATTTTGAAACCTTTGTTAACCTCGGTATTGAATGATATGGAGGGAGAGACCTCCATCGTGCCTCAAGAAAAGTTATTAATGCACgttcctttaattttagaGAGTATAGATTTTTTAACAGTGAAGAAATTTTTACTACCATTGATCTCAAAATTGTTCACAAAGACCACTAGTCTAAAGATAAAAGTCATATGTGTCGAGTCGTTCGAGActttaattgaaaagaaaaccATAGACTCATACATCTGTTGTGATGAAGTGTTGCCATTATTTAAATCGATGAAAAGTAGAGATTCGAGAATTCTGatgaaatcattaaaatttttccAGATTGTACCAAATCTAGTAGAGGATGAAAGTATATTAGTCTGTCAATTACTGCCGCTAATCTGGAGTTACTCTCTTACAGACACATTAAATTCTAGCGAATACACTGAGTTCATCAAGGTTATCAACAAGATATCTGGGGACATACAGAAAGTCCACATAGGTAAACTAGAGAAGAACACCAGCAACAGCCAGAGCAACAAGAACTTTAACAAGATCATCGACTCTGCTGCAATGGATTCCATGGGCTTAAATAagtcatcatcatcactTCCGCAAGAACCAGTCATGGCCACTCCGGCAATCATTCCTGTCAAAAAGACTCCTACAAACATTCCCATTCCAGTTCACTCATCTTCACAGCCACAGCCACAAAGCAATCCATTGAAAAAGGCTCCAACTTCCACAGTGCCGTCAACCACAACATATGGTAAACCGTCTAACACATTAGACGGGTTCAGCGATTTTGTCGGCACTCCAAGCATCACCACCCCCCCTAGCACCAGCACGCCAGTGATGTCATTAAACAGAAAAACTGACACCACTTCCTCTGCCAAATCAACCCTCCCACCGGGCTTCTCTGTCCCCTTGCAGCCAATGAGAAGCACCTCCAAATCAGCGATGACCCCAGCAACATCGACAACTAccagcaacaacaacaccTGGAACCCAAACAACGGCGACTCGTTGATATAA